From the Saccharomonospora marina XMU15 genome, the window CAGGAGCTTCGGGAAAGGTTCCGGCCGCGATTCACGTGACGCCGGAGGCCGCGGTGGGCGGGCCGCTGGCCCGGGTGGCCGACGGCGACCTGATTCGCGTCGACGCCGACGCGGGCGAGTTGGCGGTCGACGTGGACGCCGCGACACTCGCCTCGAGAGCGCCCTCGGGTTCGGCACCCGGTGAGGACGAATGGGTCGGCACCGGCCGGGAGTTGTTCGCCGCGCTGCGCCGCGGCGTCGGCCCGGCGGAGCGAGGCGCCAGTGTTTTCGCACCGGTCGGGCCCCGGCCACGTCGTGCGGTCGCGGGAGTCAGCGGTGGTGCCGGCCTGATGGTCACGAGTTCGGAGCTGCTGAGGCTGTCGCCGGTGCTGCCGGTGGTCGTGCTCGACGACGCCGACGACGCCGTGCCGGTGGCCCACGCGTTGCGCGGCGGCGGCGTGGGCGTCATGGAGGTGACGCTACGCACGCCGGCCGCACTGGACGCGGTGGCCCGCGTGGCGCGCGAGGTGGCGGGCATGGTCGTCGGAGCAGGAACGGTGACCACGCCACAGCAGGCGCGGCGGGCCGCCGACGCCGGGGCGGCGTTCCTGGTCACGCCCGGATGTACGGACGGGCTGGTCTCGGCGGCGCTCCACACCGGACTCGCGCTGCTGCCAGGGGCGGCGACCGTGTCGGAAGCCATGCGGCTGGCCGAGCGGGGCCTGGACGTGCTCAAGTTCTTCCCCGCCGAGGCCAGTGGCGGGGTCGAGGCCCTGCGTGCGATCGCAGGTCCGCTGCCGTCGCTACGGTTCTGCCCCACCGGTGGGATCACAACGGACAGCGCACCGCGCTACCTGGAATTGGCCAATGTGGACTGTGTCGGCGGGTCGTGGCTGGCGCCGAAGGACGCGATCGCGGCCAAGGATTTCGCCGCGATCGAGAAGCTGGCGCGGCAGGCCGTCAGCCTGGCGGCGCCGAGGAAGTAGCGCCGCGCGGGGCGGGCGTAAGAGCCGCGCCCGTACGCGACGCTGTGGCCGGTGGCCTTCCGACCGCACCGGCGGGCTCGCCCGGGCGGTTCACCACCGACGTTCCCGCGGCCGGGGCCCGCTCGCCACCTGGCCACCGTGCTGCGGCAGCACGGCATCGCCCCGCGCCACCCGACCACCGTGCTGCCTGCCGGTGACCGGACCACGTTGCCGCTGTGGCGGTCGAGCCGGTTGCCGCCGGCGTTGTGGCGGCCGGGCCGATCCGCGCGGCCTGCTCCAGCGGCGCATGAACGGCCGCTCGACACCCACGTAGAGCAGCCACGCCAGGCAAAGGCTCAGCGCCATCGCGCCGGTGAGCACGGCCAGTTCCACGACGACGTCGCCGCTGCCCTGGATGCCCGCGAGTTCGCGGCCGTGCAGCAACACCAGGTAGTGCACGAGGTAGAAGGCGAAGGACACCTCACCCAGCCATACCGCCACCCTGCCGCGCAGCAGTGTCGCGGTGCCGCGCACGTCGGCGACCGCACCCGCCGCGATCACGAGCGCGACGGGGACGATCGTGGTGGCGTTGACGCCGAAGTTGTAGGGAACGACGAGCGCCAGCGCGTAACCGCCCAGCAGGAGAACAGCGG encodes:
- the eda gene encoding bifunctional 4-hydroxy-2-oxoglutarate aldolase/2-dehydro-3-deoxy-phosphogluconate aldolase, which encodes MVTSSELLRLSPVLPVVVLDDADDAVPVAHALRGGGVGVMEVTLRTPAALDAVARVAREVAGMVVGAGTVTTPQQARRAADAGAAFLVTPGCTDGLVSAALHTGLALLPGAATVSEAMRLAERGLDVLKFFPAEASGGVEALRAIAGPLPSLRFCPTGGITTDSAPRYLELANVDCVGGSWLAPKDAIAAKDFAAIEKLARQAVSLAAPRK